A window from Bosea sp. ANAM02 encodes these proteins:
- a CDS encoding efflux RND transporter periplasmic adaptor subunit, with translation MIPGTNRRGLLAGLTASVALTAVTVFALSGTRAQGDTAPAAPPAVPVSVATVEAREVVPWAEFSGRLEAIERVELRSRVAGVVEAVHFREGSLVKQGDLLVSIDQAPYLADLQRADAQVQGAKARVALAESENERGQQLLATRNLSQRDVDTRVNNLREAQANLQAAEAARRTAQLNLDYTQIRAPISGRIGRLDVTIGNLIAAGGQVLTSLLSVDPIYAAFNADERSVLDALASLPQGTGVQGSRVLEQIPVRISTATAQAAQFTGKLHFVDNGIDGASGTVRVRARLDNPDGKLMPGQFVRVQLGQARAEQQLVINERAVGTDQNKKFVFVVGDDAKAAWREVSLGATHDGLRVVNTGLKPGERIIVNGLQRVRPGATVAPEPVPMAQKSELKKPATELAQR, from the coding sequence ATGATTCCGGGAACGAACCGTCGCGGCCTTTTGGCCGGCCTCACCGCCTCCGTCGCCTTGACCGCCGTCACAGTCTTCGCATTGTCCGGCACCCGCGCGCAGGGCGACACAGCACCTGCGGCTCCGCCTGCCGTCCCCGTCTCCGTCGCGACCGTCGAGGCGCGCGAGGTCGTGCCCTGGGCCGAGTTCTCCGGCCGGCTGGAGGCGATCGAGCGCGTCGAACTGCGCTCGCGTGTCGCCGGCGTGGTCGAGGCCGTGCATTTCCGCGAGGGCAGTCTCGTGAAGCAGGGCGACCTGCTGGTCAGCATCGACCAGGCGCCCTATCTCGCCGATCTCCAGCGGGCCGATGCGCAGGTGCAGGGCGCGAAGGCCCGGGTCGCGCTCGCCGAAAGCGAGAACGAGCGCGGCCAGCAATTGCTGGCGACCCGCAACCTCTCCCAGCGCGACGTCGATACCCGCGTCAACAACCTGCGGGAGGCGCAGGCCAATCTCCAGGCCGCCGAGGCCGCCCGACGCACGGCGCAGCTCAACCTCGACTACACCCAGATCCGCGCCCCGATCAGCGGCCGTATCGGCCGGCTCGACGTCACCATCGGCAACCTGATCGCGGCCGGCGGGCAGGTCCTGACCTCGCTGCTCTCGGTCGATCCGATCTATGCCGCCTTCAATGCCGACGAGCGCAGCGTGCTCGATGCGCTCGCCTCGCTGCCGCAAGGAACAGGGGTACAGGGCTCGCGGGTGCTGGAGCAGATCCCGGTCAGGATCAGCACCGCGACGGCGCAGGCCGCGCAGTTCACCGGCAAGCTGCATTTCGTCGATAACGGCATCGATGGCGCCAGCGGCACGGTCCGCGTCCGCGCCCGGCTCGACAATCCCGACGGCAAGCTGATGCCCGGCCAGTTCGTCCGGGTCCAGCTCGGGCAGGCCAGGGCCGAGCAGCAGCTCGTGATCAACGAGCGCGCCGTCGGCACCGACCAGAACAAGAAGTTCGTCTTCGTCGTCGGCGACGACGCCAAGGCGGCCTGGCGTGAGGTCTCGCTCGGCGCCACCCATGACGGCCTGCGCGTCGTCAATACCGGCCTGAAGCCCGGCGAGCGCATCATCGTCAACGGCCTCCAGCGCGTCCGCCCCGGCGCGACCGTCGCGCCCGAGCCGGTGCCGATGGCGCAGAAGAGCGAACTGAAGAAACCCGCGACCGAACTCGCGCAACGCTGA
- a CDS encoding ABC transporter ATP-binding protein yields the protein MARLSLSHLKKTYGALTVVDDVDITVANGEFLVLLGPSGCGKTTTLRMIAGFIAPTSGAIKIGEQDVTNLPPWKRHCGLVFQSYALFPHMTVAQNVAFGLEMHKVPQAERGTRVAEALRLVRLGGFDERYPRQLSGGQQQRVALARALAMEPQVLLLDEPLSNLDAKLRLEVRIEIRELQQKLGLTTIMVTHDQEEALTMADRLVVMEKGQVRQIGTQRELYEKPADRFVAGFIGRSAFIEGQVTGQGRFRTGGGLDIACDAAAAPGPATLALRPERIAIGGEADGLPNRFPARVEHASYLGALLDVQVALNEQDRMLLQIPNKVGSAEPHVGESITIGWAESAGLVYPQGA from the coding sequence ATGGCGCGGCTTTCTCTCTCGCACCTGAAGAAGACCTATGGCGCGCTGACGGTCGTCGACGATGTCGACATCACGGTTGCCAACGGGGAGTTTCTCGTCCTGCTCGGCCCCTCCGGCTGCGGCAAGACCACGACCCTGCGCATGATCGCCGGCTTCATCGCGCCGACATCGGGGGCGATCAAGATCGGCGAGCAGGACGTCACCAACCTGCCGCCCTGGAAGCGCCATTGCGGGCTGGTCTTCCAGAGCTACGCCCTGTTCCCGCATATGACGGTGGCGCAGAACGTCGCTTTCGGGCTGGAAATGCACAAGGTGCCGCAAGCCGAGCGCGGCACGCGCGTCGCCGAGGCGCTCAGGCTGGTCAGGCTCGGCGGCTTCGACGAGCGCTATCCGCGCCAGCTCTCCGGCGGCCAGCAGCAGCGTGTCGCGCTCGCCCGCGCGCTGGCGATGGAGCCGCAGGTGCTGCTGCTTGACGAGCCGCTCTCCAATCTCGACGCCAAGCTGCGCCTGGAGGTGCGGATCGAGATCCGCGAATTGCAGCAGAAGCTAGGCCTCACCACGATCATGGTGACCCATGACCAGGAGGAGGCGCTGACCATGGCGGACCGCCTCGTCGTCATGGAAAAAGGACAGGTGCGCCAGATCGGCACCCAGCGCGAGCTCTACGAGAAGCCGGCCGATCGTTTCGTCGCCGGCTTCATCGGGCGCAGCGCCTTCATCGAGGGGCAGGTCACGGGCCAGGGGCGTTTCCGCACCGGCGGCGGGCTCGACATCGCCTGCGACGCCGCTGCCGCGCCCGGTCCCGCGACACTGGCGCTCCGGCCGGAGCGGATCGCGATCGGAGGCGAGGCGGACGGGTTGCCCAACCGTTTTCCGGCGCGGGTCGAGCATGCCTCCTATCTCGGCGCGCTGCTCGACGTTCAGGTCGCGCTCAACGAGCAGGACCGCATGCTTCTGCAGATCCCGAACAAGGTCGGGTCCGCCGAACCGCATGTCGGCGAGAGCATCACGATAGGCTGGGCCGAAAGCGCCGGGCTCGTCTATCCGCAAGGGGCCTGA
- a CDS encoding ABC transporter permease — protein MSAGSQRFGRYALNGAAGLSLGFILLPLIFVTWLAFFRQEIPSFPPEGYSLKWFAGAANNKSFIDGFTLSLQVAVASTLIGLLLGVPASLALVRHRIPLGGGISTLLLLPLVMPGIVLGTATYVFQIEVEIATQLPVMGSLGGLIAAHTLVVIPWVVRLVTASLAGFDRSIEEAAQNLGAGPVTTFWRVTLPSIRPGIVAAALFSFVTSFGNLEMSLFLVGPGRTTLPIAILQYLEWKIDPTVAAASLIQIVLIGAAMIVTDRYVKLSRVV, from the coding sequence GTGAGCGCCGGTTCGCAGCGATTCGGGCGCTACGCCTTGAATGGTGCAGCCGGGCTGTCGCTCGGCTTCATCCTGCTTCCGCTGATCTTCGTGACCTGGCTCGCCTTTTTCCGGCAGGAGATTCCGTCCTTCCCGCCGGAGGGCTATTCGCTGAAATGGTTCGCGGGCGCGGCGAACAACAAATCCTTCATCGACGGCTTCACGCTGAGCCTACAGGTCGCCGTCGCATCGACGCTGATCGGATTGCTTCTCGGTGTGCCCGCGAGCCTCGCACTGGTGCGCCACCGCATTCCGCTGGGAGGCGGCATCAGCACGCTGCTGCTTTTGCCTCTGGTGATGCCGGGCATCGTGCTGGGCACCGCGACCTATGTCTTCCAGATCGAGGTCGAGATCGCCACGCAATTGCCGGTGATGGGCTCGCTCGGCGGGCTCATCGCGGCGCACACGCTCGTCGTCATCCCCTGGGTGGTGCGGCTGGTGACGGCGAGCCTCGCCGGCTTCGACCGCTCGATCGAGGAGGCCGCGCAGAATCTGGGCGCCGGCCCGGTCACCACCTTCTGGCGGGTGACGCTGCCGAGCATCCGGCCCGGCATCGTCGCGGCGGCGCTGTTCAGCTTCGTGACCTCCTTCGGCAATCTCGAGATGAGCCTGTTCCTGGTCGGGCCGGGACGGACGACGCTGCCGATCGCGATCCTTCAATATCTCGAATGGAAGATCGATCCGACGGTGGCGGCGGCCTCCCTGATCCAGATCGTCCTGATCGGCGCCGCGATGATCGTGACCGATCGCTATGTCAAACTGAGCCGGGTGGTGTGA
- a CDS encoding substrate-binding domain-containing protein, whose translation MASFDRRDLLKGAGAAALVTATGMPALAQAGGRVVIGTWGGDYARLLTKNIEDPILKAKGIEVVQDQAGDAPRRAKMVAERRLPRGTVDIQGLSAANMYEMNEAGVLEQLDYSKIPNAKNLLPTMKYPYGIGHIYSGNVVIYNPKIISPAPKGFKDWLDPKWGSKIGFIDIQYQSIFIAASMAATGGKDMNDMEKAKEILLAVKKAGARVYPTNEAFAQAMKNEEVGISAIWKARVVQWQNAGIPCEAVSPVEGIPTYVSGFVIQKNAPNKDNAYAYMDAMLAKAPQEAFAVDMGYNGTVSGLTIDPALHKRIGFTPEEEKTLKDLDYAFLAKNDAAMKEWWDKVFKA comes from the coding sequence ATGGCTTCATTCGACAGGCGTGATCTTCTGAAAGGTGCAGGCGCGGCAGCGCTGGTGACGGCGACCGGTATGCCGGCTCTCGCCCAGGCCGGCGGGCGCGTCGTCATCGGCACCTGGGGTGGCGACTATGCCAGGCTGCTGACCAAGAATATCGAGGACCCGATCCTCAAGGCGAAGGGCATCGAGGTGGTGCAGGACCAGGCCGGCGACGCGCCGCGCCGGGCCAAGATGGTGGCCGAGCGCCGCCTGCCGCGCGGTACCGTCGACATCCAGGGCCTCTCGGCCGCGAACATGTACGAGATGAACGAGGCCGGTGTCCTGGAGCAGCTCGACTACTCCAAGATCCCGAATGCCAAGAACCTGCTGCCGACGATGAAATATCCCTATGGCATCGGGCATATCTATTCGGGCAACGTCGTCATCTACAATCCCAAGATCATCTCGCCGGCGCCGAAGGGCTTCAAGGACTGGCTCGATCCGAAATGGGGTTCGAAGATCGGCTTCATCGACATCCAGTACCAATCGATCTTCATCGCCGCCTCCATGGCCGCCACCGGCGGCAAGGACATGAACGACATGGAGAAGGCCAAGGAGATCCTGCTCGCGGTCAAGAAGGCCGGGGCGCGCGTCTACCCGACCAACGAGGCCTTCGCCCAGGCGATGAAGAACGAGGAGGTCGGAATCAGCGCGATCTGGAAGGCGCGCGTCGTCCAATGGCAGAACGCCGGCATCCCCTGCGAGGCGGTCTCGCCGGTCGAGGGTATCCCGACCTATGTCTCGGGCTTCGTGATCCAGAAGAACGCGCCGAACAAGGACAATGCCTACGCCTATATGGACGCGATGCTGGCCAAGGCGCCGCAGGAGGCCTTCGCCGTCGACATGGGCTATAACGGCACCGTCTCCGGCCTCACGATCGATCCGGCGCTGCACAAGCGCATCGGCTTCACGCCGGAAGAGGAGAAGACGCTGAAGGACCTCGACTACGCCTTCCTCGCCAAGAACGACGCGGCGATGAAGGAGTGGTGGGACAAGGTCTTCAAGGCCTGA
- a CDS encoding efflux RND transporter permease subunit: MNLSKFFIDRPIFAAVLSVLIFLAGLLSIRALPISEYPEVVPPTVVVRAQYPGASPRVIAETVATPIEEQINGVEGMLYMSSQATTDGVMTLNVTFRLGTDPDKAQQLVQNRVSQAEPRLPEEVRRLGVTTVKSSPDLTMVVHITSPNGRYDMTYLRNYAVLNVKDRLARIDGVGQVQLFGSGDYSMRVWLDPQKVAEHGLSPGDVVREIRAQNVQAAAGVIGASPNAPGLDLQLSVNAQGRLQNEEQFGEIIVKTAADGAVVRLKDVSRIELGAADYALRSLLNGKSAVAVPVFQAPGSNAIAIADRVQETMREIKQNMPEGVDYSIVYDTTQFVRASIKAVITTLLEAVALVVLVVIVFLQTWRASIIPLVAVPISIVGTFAVMYVMGFSINALSLFGLVLAIGIVVDDAIVVVENVERNIENGLSPREATYKAMREVSGPIIAIALVLVAVFVPLAFISGLTGQFYRQFALTIAISTVISAINSLTLSPALAALLLKGHHAPKDGLTRFMDRLFGWFFRAFNRFFTRSSEAYGGGVRRVISHRAVMLAVYVVLLGATGVLFKAVPSGFVPGQDKQYLVGFAQLPDAATLDRTEDVIRRMDEIALKHPGVENAISFPGLSINGFTNSSNSGIVFVGLKPFDQRKDPSLSGNAIAADLNKQFGGIKEAFIAMFPPPPVQGLGTIGGFKLQIEDRAGLGYAALDEATKAFMAKAATAPEIAGMFSSFQVNVPQLYADIDRTKARQLGVPVTEVFDTLQTYLGSTYVNDFNRFGRTYTVRVQADAPFRAQPEHIGQLRVRSNSGEMIPLSAVLNVRSDSGPERAMRYNGFLSADINAGAAPGFSSGQAQEAVERIAKETLPKGFAFEWTELTYQEILAGNSAVIVFPVAILLVFLVLAAQYESMTLPVAILLIIPMGLLAALTGVWLSGGDNNVFTQIGLVVLVGLSAKNAILIVEFARELEFEGRTPVQAAIEASRLRLRPILMTSLAFVMGVVPLVISTGAGAEMRQAMGIAVFAGMIGVTAFGIFLTPVFYVLMRKLAGNRPLARHDIEPPVLQAAE, translated from the coding sequence ATGAACCTCTCGAAATTCTTCATCGATCGGCCGATCTTCGCGGCGGTCCTTTCCGTGCTGATCTTCCTGGCAGGGCTGCTCTCGATCAGGGCCCTGCCGATCTCCGAATACCCGGAAGTCGTCCCCCCGACGGTCGTCGTGCGGGCGCAATATCCGGGCGCCAGCCCGCGCGTGATCGCCGAGACGGTGGCGACGCCGATCGAGGAGCAGATTAACGGCGTCGAGGGCATGCTCTACATGTCGAGCCAGGCGACGACCGACGGCGTCATGACGCTGAACGTCACCTTCCGCCTGGGCACCGACCCGGACAAGGCCCAGCAGCTCGTGCAGAACCGCGTCAGCCAGGCCGAGCCGCGCCTGCCCGAGGAGGTGCGCCGGCTCGGCGTCACCACGGTCAAGAGCTCGCCGGACCTGACGATGGTGGTGCACATCACCTCGCCGAACGGCCGCTATGACATGACCTATCTGCGCAACTACGCGGTGCTCAACGTCAAGGACCGGCTCGCCCGCATCGACGGCGTCGGCCAGGTCCAGCTCTTCGGCTCGGGCGACTACTCGATGCGCGTCTGGCTCGACCCGCAGAAGGTCGCCGAGCACGGCCTGTCGCCCGGCGACGTCGTGCGCGAGATCCGCGCCCAGAACGTCCAGGCCGCGGCCGGCGTCATCGGCGCCTCGCCGAATGCGCCGGGCCTCGACCTGCAGCTTTCGGTGAACGCCCAGGGCCGCCTTCAGAACGAGGAGCAGTTCGGCGAGATCATCGTCAAGACCGCGGCCGACGGCGCGGTCGTCCGGCTGAAGGACGTCTCCCGCATCGAACTCGGCGCCGCCGACTATGCGCTGCGCTCGCTGCTCAACGGCAAGTCGGCCGTCGCCGTGCCGGTCTTCCAGGCCCCGGGCTCGAACGCCATCGCGATCGCCGACCGCGTCCAGGAGACGATGCGCGAGATCAAGCAGAACATGCCCGAGGGCGTGGATTATTCGATCGTCTACGACACCACCCAGTTCGTGCGCGCCTCGATCAAGGCGGTCATCACCACGCTGCTCGAAGCCGTCGCGCTCGTCGTGCTCGTCGTCATCGTCTTCCTGCAGACCTGGCGCGCCTCCATCATCCCGCTCGTCGCCGTGCCGATCTCGATCGTCGGTACCTTCGCGGTGATGTATGTCATGGGCTTCTCGATCAATGCGCTCAGCCTGTTCGGGCTGGTGCTCGCCATCGGCATCGTCGTAGACGACGCGATCGTCGTGGTCGAGAATGTCGAGCGCAATATCGAGAACGGCCTCTCCCCGCGCGAAGCCACCTATAAGGCGATGCGCGAGGTCTCCGGCCCGATCATCGCGATCGCGCTGGTGCTGGTCGCGGTCTTCGTGCCGCTCGCCTTCATCTCAGGCCTGACCGGCCAGTTCTACCGCCAGTTCGCGCTGACCATCGCGATCTCGACGGTGATCTCGGCGATCAACTCGCTGACGCTCTCGCCGGCTCTCGCCGCGCTGCTGCTGAAGGGCCATCACGCTCCCAAGGACGGGCTGACCCGCTTCATGGACAGGCTGTTCGGCTGGTTCTTCCGCGCTTTCAACCGCTTCTTCACCCGCTCGTCCGAGGCTTATGGCGGCGGGGTGCGCCGGGTGATCTCGCATCGCGCGGTGATGCTGGCGGTCTATGTCGTGCTGCTCGGTGCGACCGGCGTGCTGTTCAAGGCGGTGCCCTCGGGTTTCGTGCCGGGCCAGGACAAGCAGTATCTCGTCGGCTTCGCCCAGTTGCCGGATGCCGCGACCCTCGACCGGACGGAGGATGTCATCCGCCGCATGGACGAGATCGCGCTGAAGCATCCGGGCGTCGAGAACGCCATCTCCTTCCCCGGCCTCTCGATCAACGGTTTCACCAACTCGTCGAATTCCGGCATCGTCTTCGTCGGCCTGAAGCCCTTCGACCAGCGCAAGGACCCGTCCTTGAGCGGCAACGCCATCGCCGCCGATCTCAACAAGCAGTTCGGCGGCATCAAGGAAGCCTTCATCGCGATGTTCCCGCCGCCGCCCGTGCAGGGGCTCGGTACGATCGGCGGCTTCAAGCTGCAGATCGAGGATCGCGCCGGGCTGGGCTACGCGGCGCTCGACGAGGCGACCAAGGCCTTCATGGCCAAGGCCGCGACCGCACCCGAGATCGCCGGCATGTTCTCGAGCTTCCAGGTCAACGTTCCGCAGCTCTACGCCGATATCGACCGCACCAAGGCCCGCCAGCTCGGGGTGCCTGTGACGGAGGTGTTCGACACGCTGCAGACCTATCTCGGCTCGACCTATGTCAACGACTTCAACCGCTTCGGCCGCACCTACACCGTGCGCGTCCAGGCCGATGCGCCCTTCCGCGCCCAGCCCGAGCATATCGGCCAGCTCAGGGTGCGCTCGAACAGCGGCGAGATGATCCCGCTCAGCGCCGTGCTCAACGTGCGCAGCGATTCCGGGCCGGAACGCGCCATGCGCTATAACGGCTTCCTCTCGGCCGACATCAATGCCGGCGCGGCTCCGGGCTTCTCCTCGGGACAGGCGCAGGAGGCGGTGGAGCGCATCGCGAAGGAGACCCTGCCCAAGGGCTTCGCCTTCGAATGGACCGAGCTGACCTATCAGGAGATCCTGGCCGGCAACTCGGCGGTGATCGTGTTCCCCGTCGCGATCCTGCTGGTCTTCCTGGTGCTGGCGGCCCAGTACGAGAGCATGACCCTGCCGGTCGCCATCCTGCTGATCATCCCGATGGGCCTGCTGGCGGCGCTGACTGGTGTCTGGCTGTCGGGCGGAGACAACAACGTCTTCACCCAGATCGGCCTCGTCGTCCTGGTCGGACTATCCGCCAAGAACGCCATCCTGATCGTCGAATTCGCGCGGGAGCTCGAGTTCGAGGGCAGGACGCCGGTCCAGGCCGCGATCGAGGCCAGCCGCCTGCGCCTGCGGCCGATCCTGATGACCTCGCTCGCCTTCGTCATGGGCGTGGTGCCGCTGGTGATCTCGACCGGGGCCGGCGCCGAGATGCGGCAGGCCATGGGCATCGCGGTCTTCGCCGGCATGATCGGCGTCACCGCCTTCGGCATCTTCCTGACGCCGGTCTTCTACGTGCTGATGCGCAAGCTCGCGGGCAACCGCCCGCTCGCCCGACACGATATCGAGCCGCCGGTCCTGCAGGCTGCCGAGTAG
- a CDS encoding alpha/beta hydrolase fold domain-containing protein translates to MPAIAAQRLQPVLSVFWREETLNARGESFTGRLYVPAEVPDNAGLVLHLHGGHFNSGSPAEGQAVATALTEAGAVVFSLSYPLAPVQRFPETLERIYAALEALARGRNRWATRGAPLYIAGEEAGGNLAAALAMMARDRGGPALAGQILFSPMLDACLGTASLRGAQAGPVGCRWADGWADYLGTPERAAHPYAAPLQATRFAGLPPALLISGQDDPMRDEAAQYADRLGRAGIAVRHVEFSAPTRWPQAYADAAEEGSCLCKSCGEIAAFYERTAPS, encoded by the coding sequence ATGCCCGCGATCGCCGCGCAAAGATTGCAACCGGTCCTTTCCGTCTTCTGGCGCGAGGAAACCCTGAACGCCCGTGGAGAGAGTTTCACAGGCCGGCTCTATGTCCCCGCCGAGGTTCCGGACAATGCCGGGCTCGTGCTGCACCTGCATGGCGGCCATTTCAACAGCGGTTCGCCGGCCGAGGGGCAGGCCGTCGCCACGGCTTTGACCGAGGCCGGCGCGGTCGTGTTCTCGCTTTCCTATCCGCTCGCGCCGGTACAGCGCTTTCCCGAGACGCTGGAGCGCATCTATGCAGCGCTCGAGGCTCTTGCCAGGGGGCGCAATCGCTGGGCGACGCGCGGCGCGCCGCTCTACATCGCCGGCGAGGAAGCCGGCGGCAATCTCGCCGCGGCGCTGGCCATGATGGCGCGCGATCGCGGCGGCCCGGCGCTCGCCGGCCAGATCCTGTTCTCGCCGATGCTCGACGCTTGCCTCGGCACTGCCTCGCTGCGCGGCGCGCAGGCCGGCCCGGTCGGCTGCCGCTGGGCCGATGGCTGGGCCGATTATCTCGGCACGCCCGAGCGTGCCGCCCACCCTTACGCCGCTCCGCTCCAGGCGACGCGCTTCGCCGGCCTGCCGCCGGCCTTGCTGATCAGCGGGCAGGACGACCCGATGCGCGACGAAGCGGCGCAATACGCCGATCGTCTCGGCCGGGCCGGCATCGCCGTCCGCCATGTCGAGTTCAGTGCGCCGACGCGCTGGCCGCAGGCCTATGCGGATGCTGCCGAGGAAGGCTCCTGTCTCTGCAAGAGCTGCGGCGAGATCGCCGCCTTCTATGAACGGACAGCGCCCTCCTAG
- a CDS encoding ABC transporter permease has product MSVSAPEAVAGARTRLAGLLVVPATLFVALMLIGPLTILFRYSLNKFVPGQFMVDALVIENYVKFFTDAYYLNVLARTVRVAVICTLACLIMGFPLAYVLARTQSRFKNLMVIAVVLPLFVGNAVRAAGWMTLFGSKGAFNASLMGLGLIDQPLEIMYTENAVLIGIIAVNLPFMVLTLQSVIEGIPRNVEEAAFSLGAGPAAMFRRVLWPLALPGILAGTILTFILAMNAYATPVLLGGPKFQMMGPLVYGQFAQQNNWPFGGAISFILMTATILLTMIAHLTVQRRYR; this is encoded by the coding sequence ATGAGTGTTTCCGCTCCCGAAGCCGTCGCCGGCGCACGGACCAGGCTCGCCGGCCTGCTCGTCGTGCCGGCGACGCTTTTCGTCGCCCTGATGTTGATCGGGCCGCTGACGATCCTGTTCCGCTATTCGCTCAACAAGTTCGTTCCCGGCCAGTTCATGGTCGATGCGCTGGTGATCGAGAACTACGTCAAGTTCTTCACCGATGCCTATTATCTCAACGTGCTCGCCCGCACGGTCCGCGTCGCGGTGATCTGCACGCTGGCCTGCCTGATCATGGGCTTCCCTCTGGCCTATGTGCTGGCGCGCACGCAAAGCCGCTTCAAGAACCTGATGGTCATCGCAGTCGTGCTGCCGCTCTTCGTCGGCAATGCCGTGCGCGCCGCCGGCTGGATGACGCTCTTCGGCAGCAAGGGGGCGTTCAACGCCTCGCTGATGGGGCTTGGCCTGATCGATCAGCCGCTGGAGATCATGTATACCGAGAATGCCGTGCTGATCGGCATCATCGCGGTCAACCTGCCCTTCATGGTGCTGACGCTGCAGAGCGTGATCGAGGGCATCCCGCGCAATGTCGAGGAAGCCGCCTTCAGCCTCGGCGCCGGCCCCGCGGCGATGTTCCGCCGCGTGCTCTGGCCGCTGGCGCTGCCCGGTATCCTCGCCGGCACGATCCTGACCTTCATCCTGGCGATGAACGCCTATGCCACGCCGGTGCTGCTGGGCGGGCCGAAATTCCAGATGATGGGGCCGCTGGTCTATGGCCAGTTCGCGCAGCAGAACAACTGGCCCTTCGGCGGCGCGATCTCGTTCATCCTGATGACGGCGACGATCCTGCTCACCATGATCGCCCATCTCACCGTGCAGCGGCGCTATCGCTGA
- a CDS encoding amidohydrolase family protein yields MTMLHFKNFALLEPGFGELRQGYELVVEGDQIRELSDKPLKHAKADVIDCGGRTLMPGLIDSHVHVFLSEVYIRTMESMPLTLMTARAVRLMKGMLNRGFTSVRDTGGADWGIKEAVEKGDVAGPRLFIAGAAIGPTGGHSDPRRRTDFGARCHCCNAMAYTMNVSDGVSSVRKSVREQMRLGADHIKIMMSGGVASPYDPLDSMQFSVDEVKAAVEEAKAFGRYVCAHAYTPEAITRAAQCGVRAIEHGNLIDEASAKLMAENNMFLTANLVAYYAMKERAAEFGMTGDMLAKNDLVIDGGLRSLEICKRAGVPVAYGSDLLGQLQSEQSREFLLRREVLSPLEIIRSATTVGAQILRMEGKLGTVQTGAFADLILVDGDPLKDLALFQEQGKHLAAIMKGGAFHKNTLH; encoded by the coding sequence ATGACGATGCTTCATTTCAAGAATTTCGCTTTGCTCGAACCCGGTTTCGGCGAGTTGCGCCAAGGCTACGAGCTCGTCGTCGAGGGTGACCAAATCCGCGAGCTGTCCGACAAGCCGCTCAAGCACGCCAAGGCCGATGTGATCGATTGCGGCGGCCGCACCCTGATGCCCGGCCTGATCGACAGCCATGTCCATGTCTTCCTGTCCGAGGTCTATATCCGTACGATGGAGAGCATGCCGCTGACGCTGATGACGGCGCGCGCGGTCCGGCTGATGAAGGGCATGCTCAATCGCGGCTTCACCAGCGTGCGCGATACCGGCGGCGCCGATTGGGGCATCAAGGAAGCGGTCGAGAAGGGCGACGTCGCCGGTCCCCGCCTGTTCATCGCGGGCGCTGCCATCGGCCCCACCGGCGGCCATAGCGACCCGCGCCGGCGCACCGATTTCGGCGCGCGCTGCCATTGCTGCAACGCCATGGCCTATACGATGAACGTGTCCGACGGCGTCTCCTCGGTGCGCAAGTCGGTGCGCGAGCAGATGCGGCTCGGCGCCGACCATATCAAGATCATGATGTCCGGCGGCGTCGCCAGCCCCTACGACCCGCTCGATTCGATGCAGTTCAGCGTCGACGAGGTGAAGGCCGCGGTCGAGGAGGCGAAGGCGTTCGGCCGCTATGTCTGCGCGCACGCCTATACGCCGGAGGCGATCACGCGGGCGGCGCAATGCGGTGTGCGCGCGATCGAGCACGGCAACCTGATCGACGAGGCCTCGGCCAAGCTGATGGCGGAGAACAACATGTTCCTCACCGCCAATCTCGTCGCCTATTACGCGATGAAGGAGCGGGCGGCCGAGTTCGGTATGACCGGCGACATGCTGGCCAAGAACGATCTCGTCATCGATGGCGGCCTGCGCTCCCTCGAGATCTGCAAGCGGGCCGGCGTGCCGGTCGCCTATGGCTCGGACCTGCTCGGCCAGTTGCAGAGCGAGCAGTCGCGCGAGTTCCTGCTGCGCCGCGAGGTGCTCTCGCCGCTGGAGATCATCCGCTCGGCGACGACGGTCGGCGCCCAGATTCTGCGCATGGAAGGCAAGCTCGGCACGGTTCAGACCGGCGCCTTCGCCGACCTGATCCTGGTCGACGGCGACCCGCTCAAGGATCTCGCGCTGTTCCAGGAGCAGGGCAAGCATCTCGCCGCGATCATGAAGGGCGGCGCCTTCCACAAGAATACGCTGCACTGA